The segment AGAGGATCATAAAAGTAGAAACATCGAAAGCAATAAACAATAGGTCTTCATACTGTAGTTTATATGGGAGGGATTTTGCGCATACTAACCAATTCTATGTACACAACCGAAAGTACAGGTTGGAGTCTTGATGGTTGGAAATCTCTGACTTAAGAGTGACGCTCCGGTGCTCTCTACTTAAAGTATTCTACTACAAGTAGAATTAATCTCGACCCTTTATTTTAAAGAGTAAGCAAGGTCATGTTCGGCAAGGACTCTGCACACAGCAAAAACAGAATAAGCTCATGTTGACGAGATAGGAAAAATGGAAAGAACAACAATTGGTCGGTAGAAAATGGGAAAATTGTAGACAGGGAAGTGCTTGTTACCATATGTATCCTCCCCATCGTTCCAAGCAGGACTAAAGTGGTAAGGAAGGAAGAGAGGACTACGTGACAAATTAATACAGCAAGGACCCCTGCAAAGTCATTCATCCTCAGCATGTGCAGCTTGGAGAAACGGTAACATCAATGAGCTTGCTGTTGCcgtattttcttaatttttgttacaattgAAAAATCCAATTTTGTATGTTTGAAACAATTGAACTTCTTGTATTAATTATGCATAGAAGAAGATCTATTATATAACATTGTTGTCACAAAAAATTAGAGAGAGCTATCCTGTCATAAAATAGAATGACCTCATGTTGGTGAGTTGGGAATGTGGAAATTGAGAATAGCTCCAGAGAGTGGAAAGTACCTGTTACCTCGGAGAGTTGGACTAGTCAAGAATATACTGACTAAGTAGGAAACTGATCCAACAAAAATAAGTACTCCAAAGATGAAGTGAACTTGATAAAGATTTTGCAGGGCTCTTACAGTAGGTTGATACTGCATTTCCATTTCCTTTTGTCCAGTTCTTGTGTGCATGCAGCATGCCACACTACTACACACTTCGTCCCACTAAACTTTTTTTAGGGAACTTACTAGCACTTTATTCAATAATATTGGTTTGATTACAATCCTTAACTAACTATGGGACCTTAAAAACTCCAGCGGGACAGAGAACCAGGTCGACAAATATTCACTAGCTAGCACAACATTCCTTGGCTAAAGTATGGGCAGTCATATTGGCCAACCGACGGATCCATTTGATCCTAAAATCTTGAAAATAACTTAGCCAATGCTTAAAACCTTGGACTATTGCGCCATACATCGATCTGTTAACTTCCACATCAGCCACCATCTTCTGAACCTCCAGACTATCGGTCTCAAGGATTACCTTTGAAACACCCAATTCACTCGCTAGCTGCACTGCCTGAAGACACACCAACGCTTCTGCCATTGTAGCATCACACAGTGAAGGGTAGAAGTGGGTAGCTGCCACAAGGAAATTGCCACTTCCATTTCTCAAGGCCACTCCAGACGCGCCCTTTGAGTTTGCCACCAGAAAAGTTCCATCAGAATTTGCCTTAACCCAACCAAGCAGATGTTTCTCCCATCATTCTGTAGGATTTCGTCCCACCATATGATACAGAGCCCATGCCCATTCTTGCTCTTCGCATGGTAAATCCATTTCTTGCATCACTGATAATATATACCAGTACTAAAAGAAATAATAGATCTTATATGTAACATAAAGCCATCAAGGCACTCATTCATTCAAGAAACCCATGTTTACATATGTCGTCAATATGCTACCTCCGTTGCCAGACAAAGGAAAGAAAAGGGATCTGCAGTTCATTGTAAAGGTTAGTATACTGTACCTGAAAACCAGTTGTCatattctataaaaaaataataaatcatgTTTTCCTTTCTAAGTAGAAAACTATACATATATCTCCTTTACTATATTCTAATTTGATTCAAAGGCACTACAAGCAACTGATGGAATCCTATTCTGAATAAGAGAGATTATAATAAGTTATGTTATTTATTCAGAAAACAGCAGAGGGTTCAACAACAAATTCGAAAATTGTGTAAAAGATAGTGATGCTCTGACCAACTGAATATAAGAAAGTTGGAAGCATCCAAGTAACAAAAACAATAGGCATCAGTTCCGCATTTGTAGGTTCTATGGGGATGATGAGTGATGACTAACcagttgtatacttgtatgtatGTACCAAGTCACAGTAACAAATGCAGATAGAGCAGGGCTATAAGAACCCTGCACGGTAcctgcaaaaaaagaaaaaacaaaaacagcaTGAACTGATGTTGATGTGCTAGGAAGAAAATGGAAAGAGCAGCAACTGGTTAGTGCAATatggggaagaagagagagtagTAGAGAGATGGAAGTGCTTGTTACCTTGGTGCAAGCTAGGCCTTTACAATTGGGATAGTTCCTTGAAGCTTGCGGCACTGCCTTTTTAGCTCCTCGTTGCCACAGTTACGGACGTCTATTTCTCGGAGCGAAGTTGGTAGGCGGTCCTTGGGCAGTGAGCGGATGGTTGTGCCATCAAGCGTAGTGATGGATGGACAGTCATAAATCACTAGTTGTTGCAGTGAATTGGGGAGGTTTCCAAGCAAGCTGATGGCTGGACAACTACGGATCTCTAATGCCTTGATGGTTGGGATTTGACTAAGCCCAGCAGGGAGGGACTGCAGTTTTTCGCATGACCAAATTTGTAGGTCCTCAATGGAGGTGAGAATACGAAGGGCCTTCTCTTGCTCCTTTGTGAAGCACTCCACCTCGCCGTTCCAACAAAGGACTAACATGGttagggaggaagagaggagatgGCAAACGGGTGCAATAAGAACCCTTTCAAAGTCATCCGTGAAGAGTTTCTGCAGCCTTCTGGAAGAACGATGCACATCTTCTTGTACGTCCACCTGGGAGCAGGAGTGCTCTGAACCAAGGAAGAAATTGGGGGTGTAGTAGACATATAGAGAGGTGAGGCGACCTTGGGCAAGGAGATCCCACAGGGCCTCGCCCCCCCTGAGATTGCCACAACCTTCAATCGTCAAAGAGGTGAGCTTTGGGAGAGGAGAAGGCAGGGTCTCCATGCCCTCCACGTACCTGAGATTGAGCGTTTGCAGGGAGGTCGGGAAAGGGGAATACGAGGATGAAGAGGAGCAGAGGAGCTTGGGGCAATTAATTATCTCCAACGATTGGAGGGAGAGCAGACCTTGGATTCCACCGCCGTCGAGGCTTAGCTGTTTGCAGAAACTGATTTCCAACTCCTTTATCTGGGAAGGCAGGAGAAGCAGACCAtcgtctgctgctgctgctatttcCATCTCCTCCGCTTCTCCTGTTTGCTGCTGAGGTCTCGTGGTTAGTGTCTTGGCTGCTTCCTTAGCTGATGGTGATAGTGATGATTCAGGTGTTGTTATTGTTCGCTGCTCCGCCACACCGAGCCCTGATACGTTCTGACAATCCGATATCTTCAAATTTGATAGTTTGGGCAAACGAGAGAGCACCTGCGTCAATTCCCTCCCGCTGGCAGCACATGAATGGATCATCAGTGTCTTGAGACATGTCAGCGTTTTGAGGTGATTCAACGATATAGGGGGGCAATTTGTTATCAACAACACATCCAGTGCTGTTAGATTATTGAAATCAAGCATGATCCAAAACATGCTACTCGGAGCATCTTTTCCCGTGATATACAAACTTGATTTTGATGGTTCAACTTTAATGTAATTCAACATCTCAAAATCTGAATCCACTCCTTCAATTGATACATTACACAGAGAATTAGTCCAAGGGATAGGGGGGAATGACAACAATTTTGGACATCCTGAAATCTTGATTTTCCGTAGTTCAGGAAAACAGTCCACGCTCCGTTGAAATTGAGAGGTAGTGGACTGTGAGAGTGGCAACTCCAATAATTCAGGGCAACCACTAACAGTGAGATTTTGCAAATGAGGGAGCAAATTAATGGTACCATCCCCATGCCATTTTTTCAGCTTTGGTATGTTAACTAGCTCTAAACTTTTCAGATTTTGGAAGTCATGGCTTGTCACACAACCTTTACGCTCTTGACATTCAATCATGTTCAACTTTCCTGGAAGTGGCAATGTGCCCCAATTTATAGATTCTATATGAAGTGATTCCAGATTTCCAATGGAGAAGTCTCCGTCTAGCCAATTTGGGCAAGTTGAACCTCCATGCCCTGCAATGTGCAGCTCTCGAATGTTGTTGTGTGGTTTAAGTCTTTCAAGAACGTTTCCTTCTCTCACAGGATCCTTACTACATCGGCTATTATCCCAATTTAGTACTAACCTATCCAAGTGGTTTATATATGCTAATTTTGCATCATCTGCTTCCTTTGTCCCTTCCACCTTTTCAAGGTTATAAATGCTCAGTGACCCACGTAGTTCTAGTAGTTGCCCAATTTGCTCCAAGTCAAAACCTTTCATTTCTCTTTTGACCTCAAACTTCCATAGCTCATGTAAAAAATTTAGTTTTCCCACCTCGAAAATGCTAGAGTGAATATTATCATCACAGACAAGAAAATGTCGTAGTTTTAGAAGGTTTCCCATCTCTCTTAGAAAACCTAGTTCACCTATGTGGTATTGTACATCAAGGACCAACAAGTGGTAAAATCTTGTGATACAATTGGGTAGACTAGCTTCACACATCGAAGAATCTTTAATCCTTAAGTACCGAAGATGTACAAGTTTTGAAAAGTTAGGCAACAAATCCTCAACATTGTAGGATGCTCCAGACAGAAAAATAACTCGGAGGGATTGTGCATCTCTCAAAATATCACCCAAAATCTTGTAAAAGCTACCATGGCATTCTCCAAATAACATAATTGTACGCAGGTTCCCAGCTTTCAATTTCTTGCCTAGTGAACTCAGGTCATTCTTATGATTTTCAAATGTCATTCTATCCTTAACATATGTATTATCGATAATAATAGACATGTGACGTATGGATGTTGGAATTTGGATGGACCTTAGATCTGAACTATTTAGATGGAGAGATTCATTTGATGAAATATTTGTTACCAACTCATGCAATAGGTCATGGATTACATAACGGTTGTCATGTTCTTTTCCATCCTGTTCAAAAAATCCATTGTCAACCAAGTCATCCAAATAACCCAGTCCTATATCCTCTATTTTCTTGTTTTGATCACTGGCACCAAGTAACCCTAGTCCTATCCACAAGTTTATTAGTTCTTGGCTATGAAATTTATAATCTTCAGGAAACAAAGCACAATAGGAGAAACACTGTTGTAGATGAAAAGGAAGATAATTATAGCTTAACTTTAAGGCCGGCATAATATCATCATCATTGGACTGAAGTTCCCATTCTTTACTTTCAAGTACTCTAGTCCATCGATCCAAAGTAAGTTTATTCCTTAATAACCGACCTACGGTTTTTATAGCAAGAGGGAAACCCTTCAATCTCTTCACTATGTCTACCCCAACTTTTTTTAAACCCGATGGATAATCTTCCCATGTCTTCTTGTCATCAAACACACATGCCTGGAACAACCTCATGGAATCTTCATGTTCTAAGCGTTCCAGTTTTATTGAGCAATCGGTTGATTCAACCATTTTTGCTACCTTTGGAAATCGAGTTGTAACTATAACCATATTTCCTTTTGTTCCTCCTTTTCTAAATGGAGCCAGTAATGTTTTCCACTCATCCTCTTGACATGTCCATATATCATCCAAGACAAGCAAGAACTGTTTCGATTGTATTCTTTTCATGATTTTCTCTTGGTcactttcattttctttttcgttGTTTCCCCTAGGCATTTGTTTTGCAATCTCTTCTGCTAATATATTTGCATTGAGATTTTGAGAGACGCATATCCAGACGGAGATATGGAAGTGGCTCTTCACTTCTTCATATATGTGTTGAGTAAAAGTTGTCTTCCCAATACCACCCGGACCAACTACTGGAAACACAGTAAGGTCATTATCATAATATTTGCCATTCATAATTTCATCTGCCATGGTCTTTTTACGGTTTTGCCTCCCAAATAGTTCAGGTTCAATAATTGTTGGGGTGGTTTTGGGTCGTTTTTCTAAATCAATGCATTGGGTTTTGGCATTTCTGGAGTGGCCTGAAGGCTGTAGTGGCCCAAGAATTCTGTCAACTGCATCACAAACAGGCTTGAGCTGCTCTACTATCTCTGACATCTTTTTGGACATTTCAACCCTAACAAACTTCAATTTAGGGGCTTGGAGATGCTGTTCATTTGCCTTCGCACCAGTGGCATCACCATTATGCACAGTTGGGGGAGAGCAGCAAGGGAGGAGTTTACCGACAGAGAGGCATCGCCCTTGTTCTGCGTCGTTGACAGGTACCTGAACATCGGCGTGGCTCCTTGCGGCATTGCACTTGCACGTCAGCTTTCTGGCAATGGCTCTCGCGGTGTGGCGAGCGTGCAGGGTGAGGCCACGGACAAGGCCCCTCTCCTCCTCAGCCTCGTACGTGCCATCGAGCTCATCCTGGATGCGGAAATAGTCGAGCTTGTCCAGCACGTCATCGGCGTCGTACGCCAGGTCCCGGAGCTGAGACAGCAGCTGAGCCAGTGCGTCGTTTCGGATGTCCCGGCCCTCGGCATTTTCGAGCATCGCCTGCGCATGGAGGAGCAGGAGCTTGAGCTCGCGGATGTTGGGCCCAAGCTTCTTGCTCGCCGCCCATGTCTCCAGCAGCTCGCCGGTGATGGGGCTCAGCGCCCTGCCCACCACCCACCGCGCCGCGCTGACGGCAAACTCCATAGTCAATAATGATGATGCGCGCGTCGATCTGCACTATGCATAGATGGTGACGCTGCTGCAACTGCAAATGCAATTCGTTTGCAGATGCAGTTAGTGACTAGATCAATATTGTGGTAAGACCGTTATTTCTGCGTGAAAGAACAAAGCAAGAACTGAAACGTCAGTGAGCACATACCTACTCGATTTTTTTCCCAGGTCGTTCTTCTCTCTGTCAAAGAACAAAGCAAGAACTGAAACTTCAGGGAACGCAATCAGCTGGTTTTCACCATGCTTATCTTGGTAGCTGCGTGGTGTACAAATGGAGGTATGTTATCAGTTGGGAGGATTGAAAGGGAAGAAGAACGCTGAGGCCTGAGGAGAAGTGGGTGGAGTGGGTGGGAGAATGATTGGGCATGTATAGATATAGTTGATAAGGTTCAGGCCAAACCGCCAAGCTGGACCATAATTGCAAGGTTGCACAATCACATTGTGAGTATAA is part of the Oryza glaberrima chromosome 12, OglaRS2, whole genome shotgun sequence genome and harbors:
- the LOC127757619 gene encoding putative disease resistance protein RGA3 isoform X1, whose amino-acid sequence is MEFAVSAARWVVGRALSPITGELLETWAASKKLGPNIRELKLLLLHAQAMLENAEGRDIRNDALAQLLSQLRDLAYDADDVLDKLDYFRIQDELDGTYEAEEERGLVRGLTLHARHTARAIARKLTCKCNAARSHADVQVPVNDAEQGRCLSVGKLLPCCSPPTVHNGDATGAKANEQHLQAPKLKFVRVEMSKKMSEIVEQLKPVCDAVDRILGPLQPSGHSRNAKTQCIDLEKRPKTTPTIIEPELFGRQNRKKTMADEIMNGKYYDNDLTVFPVVGPGGIGKTTFTQHIYEEVKSHFHISVWICVSQNLNANILAEEIAKQMPRGNNEKENESDQEKIMKRIQSKQFLLVLDDIWTCQEDEWKTLLAPFRKGGTKGNMVIVTTRFPKVAKMVESTDCSIKLERLEHEDSMRLFQACVFDDKKTWEDYPSGLKKVGVDIVKRLKGFPLAIKTVGRLLRNKLTLDRWTRVLESKEWELQSNDDDIMPALKLSYNYLPFHLQQCFSYCALFPEDYKFHSQELINLWIGLGLLGASDQNKKIEDIGLGYLDDLVDNGFFEQDGKEHDNRYVIHDLLHELVTNISSNESLHLNSSDLRSIQIPTSIRHMSIIIDNTYVKDRMTFENHKNDLSSLGKKLKAGNLRTIMLFGECHGSFYKILGDILRDAQSLRVIFLSGASYNVEDLLPNFSKLVHLRYLRIKDSSMCEASLPNCITRFYHLLVLDVQYHIGELGFLREMGNLLKLRHFLVCDDNIHSSIFEVGKLNFLHELWKFEVKREMKGFDLEQIGQLLELRGSLSIYNLEKVEGTKEADDAKLAYINHLDRLVLNWDNSRCSKDPVREGNVLERLKPHNNIRELHIAGHGGSTCPNWLDGDFSIGNLESLHIESINWGTLPLPGKLNMIECQERKGCVTSHDFQNLKSLELVNIPKLKKWHGDGTINLLPHLQNLTVSGCPELLELPLSQSTTSQFQRSVDCFPELRKIKISGCPKLLSFPPIPWTNSLCNVSIEGVDSDFEMLNYIKVEPSKSSLYITGKDAPSSMFWIMLDFNNLTALDVLLITNCPPISLNHLKTLTCLKTLMIHSCAASGRELTQVLSRLPKLSNLKISDCQNVSGLGVAEQRTITTPESSLSPSAKEAAKTLTTRPQQQTGEAEEMEIAAAADDGLLLLPSQIKELEISFCKQLSLDGGGIQGLLSLQSLEIINCPKLLCSSSSSYSPFPTSLQTLNLRYVEGMETLPSPLPKLTSLTIEGCGNLRGGEALWDLLAQGRLTSLYVYYTPNFFLGSEHSCSQVDVQEDVHRSSRRLQKLFTDDFERVLIAPVCHLLSSSLTMLVLCWNGEVECFTKEQEKALRILTSIEDLQIWSCEKLQSLPAGLSQIPTIKALEIRSCPAISLLGNLPNSLQQLVIYDCPSITTLDGTTIRSLPKDRLPTSLREIDVRNCGNEELKRQCRKLQGTIPIVKA
- the LOC127757619 gene encoding putative disease resistance protein RGA3 isoform X2, with the translated sequence MEFAVSAARWVVGRALSPITGELLETWAASKKLGPNIRELKLLLLHAQAMLENAEGRDIRNDALAQLLSQLRDLAYDADDVLDKLDYFRIQDELDGTYEAEEERGLVRGLTLHARHTARAIARKLTCKCNAARSHADVQVPVNDAEQGRCLSVGKLLPCCSPPTVHNGDATGAKANEQHLQAPKLKFVRVEMSKKMSEIVEQLKPVCDAVDRILGPLQPSGHSRNAKTQCIDLEKRPKTTPTIIEPELFGRQNRKKTMADEIMNGKYYDNDLTVFPVVGPGGIGKTTFTQHIYEEVKSHFHISVWICVSQNLNANILAEEIAKQMPRGNNEKENESDQEKIMKRIQSKQFLLVLDDIWTCQEDEWKTLLAPFRKGGTKGNMVIVTTRFPKVAKMVESTDCSIKLERLEHEDSMRLFQACVFDDKKTWEDYPSGLKKVGVDIVKRLKGFPLAIKTVGRLLRNKLTLDRWTRVLESKEWELQSNDDDIMPALKLSYNYLPFHLQQCFSYCALFPEDYKFHSQELINLWIGLGLLGASDQNKKIEDIGLGYLDDLVDNGFFEQDGKEHDNRYVIHDLLHELVTNISSNESLHLNSSDLRSIQIPTSIRHMSIIIDNTYVKDRMTFENHKNDLSSLGKKLKAGNLRTIMLFGECHGSFYKILGDILRDAQSLRVIFLSGASYNVEDLLPNFSKLVHLRYLRIKDSSMCEASLPNCITRFYHLLVLDVQYHIGELGFLREMGNLLKLRHFLVCDDNIHSSIFEVGKLNFLHELWKFEVKREMKGFDLEQIGQLLELRGSLSIYNLEKVEGTKEADDAKLAYINHLDRLVLNWDNSRCSKDPVREGNVLERLKPHNNIRELHIAGHGGSTCPNWLDGDFSIGNLESLHIESINWGTLPLPGKLNMIECQERKGCVTSHDFQNLKSLELVNIPKLKKWHGDGTINLLPHLQNLTVSGCPELLELPLSQSTTSQFQRSVDCFPELRKIKISGCPKLLSFPPIPWTNSLCNVSIEGVDSDFEMLNYIKVEPSKSSLYITGKDAPSSMFWIMLDFNNLTALDVLLITNCPPISLNHLKTLTCLKTLMIHSCAASGRELTQVLSRLPKLSNLKISDCQNVSGLGVAEQRTITTPESSLSPSAKEAAKTLTTRPQQQTGEAEEMEIAAAADDGLLLLPSQIKELEISFCKQLSLDGGGIQGLLSLQSLEIINCPKLLCSSSSSYSPFPTSLQTLNLRALLLPGGRTRRCASFFQKAAETLHG